The Archangium primigenium genomic interval ACCGGTGGAGGACAGGCGCGGCACCCGGAAGTGCCCGTCTTCCTGTCCTCCCCGGTTGTTTCACCGACGTCCTACTTGAGGAGGCCTTCGGCCTTGAGCGCCGCCTGCACGTTCGGCCGCGCGCCCACGCGCTCCTGGTAGCTCTTGATGGCGGCGAAGGGGCTCAGGTCCACGCCCACGTGCCCGGCCCAGCTGAGCACCGTGAAGAGGTAGGCGTCGGCGACGGAGAACTCCCCGCCCTGGAGGAAGGACTGCTTGCCGAGCGTCTCGTTCACGCTCGTCAGGCGCTTGATGGCCATGGCGCGGAACATCTTCTTGGCGTCCTCGGGCAGGTTGGGGTTGAAGAGCGCGCCCATCGTCTTGTGCAGCTCGGTGCTGATGAAGTTGAGCGTCTCCTGCAGCCGGTAGCGCTCCAGCGAGCCGTTGGCCGGCGCGAGCTTGGCGTTGGGGGCCTTGTCGGCGATGTACTGCACGATCGCCGGACCCTCGGTGAGCACCGAGCCGTCGTCCATCACGAGCGCCGGCACGTAGCCCTTGGGGTTGATGGCGTTGAAGTCCTGGCCGGACGCCGTCTTCTTGCTGCCCAGATCCACCTTCTCGGCCTCGAACTTCTGGCCCGCCTCGAACAGGACGATGTGCGGCGAGAGCGAACAGGCGCCAGGGGCGAAATAGAGCTTCATGGGGAGTGTCTCCGCGGTTGGAAAAAGGCCTGAAAACAGGCGGCGGATTACTGCTCCAATCCCT includes:
- the gstA gene encoding glutathione transferase GstA, which encodes MKLYFAPGACSLSPHIVLFEAGQKFEAEKVDLGSKKTASGQDFNAINPKGYVPALVMDDGSVLTEGPAIVQYIADKAPNAKLAPANGSLERYRLQETLNFISTELHKTMGALFNPNLPEDAKKMFRAMAIKRLTSVNETLGKQSFLQGGEFSVADAYLFTVLSWAGHVGVDLSPFAAIKSYQERVGARPNVQAALKAEGLLK